A genomic window from Vagococcus sp. CY52-2 includes:
- the rpsS gene encoding 30S ribosomal protein S19: protein MGRSLKKGPFVDEHLMKKVEAQKDQPKKKVIKTWSRRSTIFPNFIGYTIAVYDGRKHVPVYIQEDMVGHKLGEFAPTRTYRGHAADDKKTNR, encoded by the coding sequence ATGGGTCGTAGCTTAAAAAAAGGACCTTTTGTCGATGAACACTTAATGAAAAAAGTGGAAGCACAAAAAGATCAACCGAAAAAGAAAGTAATTAAAACTTGGTCACGTCGTTCTACAATTTTTCCAAACTTTATAGGATATACTATCGCAGTATATGATGGAAGAAAACATGTTCCTGTTTACATTCAAGAAGACATGGTAGGCCATAAACTAGGTGAATTCGCACCAACAAGAACTTATCGCGGACATGCTGCTGACGATAAAAAAACAAATCGCTAA
- the rplW gene encoding 50S ribosomal protein L23 — protein sequence MELIDVIKRPVITEMSVAAMDEKKYTFEVDVRANKTLVKQAVESVFDVKVKKVNIMNVKPKLKRMGKHAGYTKKRRKAIVQLTEDSKEIQIFDAE from the coding sequence ATGGAATTAATCGACGTAATTAAACGTCCAGTTATTACAGAAATGTCTGTAGCAGCTATGGACGAAAAAAAATACACGTTTGAAGTTGACGTAAGAGCCAACAAAACATTAGTTAAGCAAGCTGTAGAATCAGTTTTCGACGTTAAAGTTAAAAAAGTGAACATCATGAATGTAAAACCTAAACTTAAAAGAATGGGTAAACATGCTGGTTATACTAAAAAACGCCGTAAAGCAATTGTACAACTAACAGAAGATTCAAAAGAAATTCAAATTTTTGATGCTGAATAA
- the rplC gene encoding 50S ribosomal protein L3: protein MTKGILGKKVGMTQIFTENGELIPVTVIEATPNVVLQVKTVETDGYEAVQVGFQDKRDILSNKPAKGHVAKANTTPKRFIREFNDVELGEYEVGKEITVDVFQAGDIVDVTGTTKGHGFQGVIKRHGQSRGPMAHGSRYHRRPGSMGGASDPSRVFKGKKLAGRMGGDRVTVQNLEIVRVDADKNVILVKGNVPGAKKSLIEIKTAVKAAK, encoded by the coding sequence ATGACCAAAGGAATCTTAGGTAAAAAAGTAGGTATGACACAAATATTTACAGAAAACGGCGAATTAATTCCCGTAACAGTAATCGAAGCAACTCCAAACGTTGTTTTACAAGTTAAAACTGTTGAAACTGATGGATACGAAGCTGTCCAAGTTGGTTTCCAAGATAAACGTGATATTTTGTCAAACAAACCTGCTAAGGGTCATGTTGCAAAAGCAAATACGACTCCTAAGCGCTTCATTAGAGAATTCAATGATGTTGAGCTGGGAGAATATGAAGTAGGTAAAGAAATCACTGTTGATGTTTTCCAAGCAGGAGACATTGTTGATGTCACAGGTACAACTAAAGGACACGGCTTCCAAGGGGTTATTAAGCGTCATGGACAATCTCGTGGACCAATGGCACATGGTTCTAGATACCATCGTCGTCCAGGTTCAATGGGTGGAGCGTCTGATCCATCACGTGTATTTAAAGGCAAAAAACTTGCTGGACGTATGGGTGGAGATCGTGTTACCGTTCAAAACCTTGAAATCGTAAGAGTAGATGCAGATAAAAATGTTATTTTAGTAAAAGGTAATGTACCTGGTGCTAAAAAATCATTAATTGAAATAAAAACAGCTGTTAAGGCTGCTAAATAA
- the rplD gene encoding 50S ribosomal protein L4, with product MTSVALFKQDGTQNGEIELNEAIFGIEPNESVVYDAIIMQRASLRQGTHAVKNRSAVRGGGRKPWRQKGTGRARQGSIRSPQWRGGGVVFGPTPRSYSYKLPKKVRRLAIKSVLSEKVAENKLVVVEGLAFDAPKTKEFKQVLANLSVDTKVLVVLEGGNDFAALSGRNLPNVSIVESNNVSVLDVVAADKLLVTKTALTQIEEVLA from the coding sequence ATGACATCTGTAGCATTATTTAAACAAGATGGAACTCAAAATGGCGAAATTGAATTAAATGAAGCTATTTTTGGTATCGAGCCAAACGAAAGTGTTGTCTACGATGCAATTATCATGCAACGTGCTTCTTTAAGACAAGGAACTCACGCTGTTAAAAACCGTAGCGCTGTACGCGGTGGTGGACGTAAACCATGGCGTCAAAAAGGAACAGGTCGTGCGCGTCAAGGATCTATCCGCTCACCACAATGGCGTGGAGGTGGAGTTGTCTTTGGACCAACACCACGTTCTTACAGCTACAAATTACCTAAAAAAGTTCGTCGTTTAGCAATTAAATCTGTTTTATCAGAAAAAGTTGCTGAAAACAAACTAGTTGTTGTTGAAGGATTAGCTTTCGACGCACCAAAAACAAAAGAATTTAAACAAGTTTTAGCAAACTTAAGTGTTGACACTAAAGTTTTAGTAGTACTAGAAGGTGGCAATGATTTTGCTGCTTTATCAGGACGTAACTTACCAAACGTTTCTATTGTAGAATCAAATAACGTAAGTGTACTTGACGTAGTTGCTGCTGACAAACTATTAGTAACTAAAACTGCTCTAACTCAAATAGAGGAGGTGCTTGCATAA
- the rpsC gene encoding 30S ribosomal protein S3, whose product MGQKINPIGMRVGVIRDWDAKWYAEKEYAEYLHEDLKIRKFISTRLADASVSTVEIERAANRVNVSIHTAKPGMVIGKGGSEVEALRKELNKLTGKRVHINIVEIKKPDLDAKLVAEGIARQLENRVAFRRAQKQAIQRTMRSGAQGIKTLVSGRLNGADMARSEGYSEGTVPLHTLRADIDYAWEEADTTYGKLGVKVWIYRGEILPEKKNTEKGGK is encoded by the coding sequence GTGGGTCAAAAAATTAATCCAATTGGAATGCGTGTCGGCGTCATTCGTGACTGGGATGCGAAATGGTATGCAGAAAAAGAATACGCTGAATACCTACATGAAGATTTGAAGATTCGTAAATTCATTTCGACTAGATTGGCTGATGCTTCTGTTTCAACCGTTGAAATCGAACGTGCTGCAAATCGCGTGAACGTTTCAATTCATACTGCTAAACCTGGTATGGTTATTGGTAAAGGCGGATCTGAAGTTGAAGCTTTACGTAAAGAATTAAATAAATTAACTGGTAAACGAGTTCATATTAACATCGTTGAAATCAAAAAACCAGATTTAGATGCTAAATTAGTAGCAGAAGGAATTGCACGTCAATTAGAAAATCGTGTAGCATTCCGTCGTGCTCAAAAACAAGCTATCCAACGTACAATGAGATCAGGTGCTCAAGGTATCAAAACTCTTGTATCTGGACGTTTAAATGGTGCTGACATGGCACGTTCTGAAGGTTATTCTGAAGGAACTGTTCCATTGCACACATTAAGAGCAGATATTGATTATGCTTGGGAAGAAGCAGATACAACATACGGAAAACTAGGAGTTAAAGTGTGGATTTATCGTGGAGAAATTCTTCCTGAAAAGAAAAACACTGAGAAAGGAGGGAAATAA
- the rplB gene encoding 50S ribosomal protein L2: MAIKKYKPTTNGRRNMTGSDFAEITTSKPEKTLLQPLSKNAGRNNQGKITVRHQAGGHKRQYRLIDFKRNKDNVVGTVKTVEYDPNRSANIALIHYTDGVKAYILAPKGIQVGAQISSGPDADIKVGNALPLNNIPVGTVIHNIELKPGKGGQLIRSAGTSAQVLGKEGKYVLVRLNSGEVRMILGTCRATIGTVGNEQHELINIGKAGRNRWLGKRPTVRGSVMNPNDHPHGGGEGKAPIGRPSPMSPWGKPTLGYKTRSKKAKSDKLIVRRRKTK; this comes from the coding sequence GTGGCGATTAAAAAGTATAAACCTACCACAAATGGTCGTCGTAACATGACTGGTTCTGATTTTGCTGAAATCACAACATCTAAACCAGAAAAAACGTTATTACAACCATTAAGTAAAAACGCTGGACGTAACAACCAAGGTAAAATTACTGTACGTCATCAAGCTGGTGGACACAAACGCCAATATCGTTTAATTGACTTTAAACGTAATAAAGATAATGTGGTTGGTACTGTAAAAACAGTTGAGTATGATCCAAACAGATCTGCTAACATTGCATTAATCCATTACACTGATGGTGTGAAGGCATATATCTTAGCACCAAAAGGCATCCAAGTAGGTGCACAAATTTCTTCAGGTCCAGATGCGGATATCAAAGTAGGAAATGCTCTACCATTGAATAATATCCCAGTTGGTACTGTTATCCATAACATTGAGTTAAAACCTGGTAAAGGTGGACAATTAATTCGTTCAGCTGGTACTAGCGCTCAAGTGTTAGGTAAAGAAGGTAAATATGTATTAGTTCGTTTGAATTCAGGAGAAGTTCGTATGATTTTAGGAACTTGTCGTGCAACAATCGGTACTGTAGGTAACGAACAACACGAATTAATCAACATCGGTAAAGCTGGTCGTAATCGTTGGTTAGGTAAACGTCCTACTGTACGTGGTAGCGTAATGAACCCTAATGATCACCCACACGGTGGTGGTGAAGGTAAAGCACCTATCGGACGTCCATCTCCAATGAGTCCATGGGGCAAACCAACACTTGGATACAAAACACGTAGCAAAAAAGCTAAATCAGATAAACTTATTGTACGTCGTCGTAAAACTAAATAA
- the tuf gene encoding elongation factor Tu translates to MAKEKFDRSKAHVNIGTIGHVDHGKTTLSAAIATVLAKKNGGEASSYADIDNAPEEKERGITISTSHIEYETDTRHYAHVDCPGHADYVKNMITGAAQMDGAILVVSAADGPMPQTREHILLSRNVGVPYIVVFLNKMDMVDDEELLELVEMEVRDLLSEYDFPGDDTPIVAGSALKALEGDASYEEKILELMAAVDEYIPTPERDTDKPFMMPVEDVFSITGRGTVATGRVERGQVRVGDEVELVGIAEETAKTTVTGVEMFRKLLDYAEAGDNIGALLRGVAREDIQRGQVLAAPGTITPHTKFKAEVYVLSKEEGGRHTPFFTNYRPQFYFRTTDVTGVCNLPEGTEMVMPGDNVAMDVELIHPIAIEDGTRFSIREGGRTVGSGVVTEIVG, encoded by the coding sequence ATGGCAAAAGAAAAATTTGACCGTTCGAAAGCCCATGTAAACATTGGTACAATCGGACACGTTGACCACGGTAAAACAACTTTATCTGCAGCAATCGCAACAGTTTTAGCTAAGAAAAACGGTGGAGAAGCTTCATCATATGCTGATATTGATAACGCTCCAGAAGAAAAAGAACGTGGAATCACAATTTCTACTTCTCATATCGAATATGAAACTGACACTCGTCACTACGCACACGTTGACTGCCCAGGACATGCTGACTACGTTAAAAACATGATCACTGGTGCTGCTCAAATGGACGGCGCGATTTTAGTAGTATCTGCTGCTGATGGTCCAATGCCACAAACTCGTGAGCACATTCTTTTATCTCGTAACGTTGGTGTTCCATACATCGTTGTTTTCTTAAACAAAATGGATATGGTTGACGACGAAGAATTATTAGAATTAGTAGAAATGGAAGTTCGTGACTTATTATCTGAATACGACTTCCCAGGAGATGATACTCCAATCGTTGCTGGTTCAGCATTAAAAGCTTTAGAAGGCGACGCTTCTTACGAAGAAAAAATCTTAGAATTAATGGCTGCTGTTGATGAGTATATCCCAACACCAGAACGTGATACTGACAAACCATTCATGATGCCAGTTGAAGATGTATTCTCAATTACTGGTCGTGGTACTGTTGCTACTGGTCGTGTTGAACGTGGACAAGTTCGCGTTGGTGACGAAGTAGAATTAGTAGGTATCGCTGAAGAAACTGCTAAAACAACTGTAACAGGTGTTGAAATGTTCCGTAAATTATTAGATTACGCTGAAGCTGGAGATAATATTGGTGCTTTATTACGTGGGGTAGCTCGTGAAGATATCCAACGTGGACAAGTATTAGCTGCTCCAGGAACAATCACTCCACATACTAAATTTAAAGCTGAAGTTTACGTTTTATCTAAAGAAGAAGGTGGACGTCATACTCCATTCTTTACAAACTACCGTCCTCAGTTCTACTTCCGTACAACTGACGTAACTGGTGTATGTAACTTACCAGAAGGAACTGAAATGGTAATGCCTGGTGATAACGTAGCTATGGACGTTGAATTAATTCACCCAATCGCGATCGAAGACGGAACTCGTTTCTCAATTCGTGAAGGTGGACGTACTGTTGGTTCAGGCGTTGTAACTGAAATCGTAGGTTAA
- the rpsL gene encoding 30S ribosomal protein S12, protein MPTINQLVRKSRKSKTTKSGSPALGKSYNSFKKSQTNVNSPQKRGVCTRVGTMTPKKPNSALRKYARVRLSNLIEVTAYIPGIGHNLQEHSVVLIRGGRVKDLPGVRYHIVRGALDTAGVTDRKQSRSKYGTKKPKK, encoded by the coding sequence ATGCCTACAATTAATCAATTGGTACGTAAATCTCGTAAATCAAAAACAACTAAATCTGGCTCACCTGCTTTAGGTAAAAGCTATAATAGTTTCAAAAAATCTCAAACTAACGTGAACTCTCCACAAAAACGTGGTGTTTGTACACGTGTGGGTACGATGACACCGAAAAAACCTAACTCTGCGTTACGTAAATATGCTCGTGTTCGTTTGTCAAACTTAATTGAAGTGACAGCTTACATTCCAGGTATTGGACATAACTTGCAAGAACATAGTGTGGTTTTAATCCGTGGAGGTCGTGTAAAAGATTTACCAGGGGTTCGTTATCATATCGTACGTGGTGCTTTAGATACTGCTGGTGTTACTGATCGTAAACAAAGCCGTTCTAAATATGGTACTAAAAAACCTAAAAAATAA
- the rpsJ gene encoding 30S ribosomal protein S10, which translates to MAKQKIRIRLKAYEHRVLDQSAEKIVETAKRTGAEVSGPIPLPTDRSVYTVIRATHKYKDSREQFEMRTHKRLIDIVSPTPKTVDALMKLDLPSGVNIEIKL; encoded by the coding sequence ATGGCAAAACAAAAAATTCGTATCCGTTTAAAAGCGTATGAACATCGTGTATTAGATCAGTCTGCAGAAAAAATTGTAGAAACAGCAAAAAGAACAGGTGCTGAGGTTTCTGGACCAATTCCATTACCAACTGACCGTTCAGTTTATACAGTAATTCGTGCGACACATAAATACAAAGATTCACGTGAACAATTCGAAATGCGTACTCACAAACGTTTAATTGATATTGTGAGCCCAACACCAAAAACAGTTGACGCTTTAATGAAGCTAGACTTGCCAAGTGGTGTAAATATTGAAATTAAATTATAA
- the rplP gene encoding 50S ribosomal protein L16, which produces MLVPKRVKHRREFRGKMRGEAKGGKEIAFGEYGLQAVDSHWITNRQIEAARIAMTRHMKRGGKVWIKIFPHKSYTSKAIGVRMGSGKGAPEGWVSPVKRGKILFEVAGVPEDVAREALRLASNKLPIKTKIVKREEMGGESNEG; this is translated from the coding sequence ATGTTAGTACCTAAACGTGTAAAACACCGTCGTGAATTTAGAGGTAAAATGCGTGGTGAAGCTAAAGGTGGAAAAGAAATCGCATTTGGTGAATATGGCTTACAAGCTGTAGATTCTCATTGGATTACTAACCGTCAAATTGAAGCTGCCCGTATCGCAATGACTCGTCACATGAAACGTGGTGGGAAAGTATGGATTAAAATTTTCCCTCACAAGTCATATACATCAAAAGCAATTGGTGTTCGTATGGGTTCTGGTAAAGGGGCTCCTGAAGGCTGGGTTTCACCAGTAAAACGTGGAAAAATCTTGTTTGAAGTTGCTGGCGTTCCAGAAGATGTAGCTCGTGAAGCATTAAGACTTGCTTCTAATAAGTTACCTATTAAAACAAAAATTGTAAAACGTGAAGAAATGGGTGGTGAATCGAATGAAGGTTAA
- the rpsG gene encoding 30S ribosomal protein S7, which translates to MPRKGPVAKRDVLPDPIYNSKLVTRLINRVMVDGKRGVASSIIYDAFDIIKESTGNDPLEVFEQAMENVMPVLEVKARRVGGSNYQVPVEVRPERRSTLGLRWIVNYSRLRGEHTMEQRLAKEIMDAANNTGSSVKKREDVHKMAEANRAFAHYRW; encoded by the coding sequence ATGCCAAGAAAAGGTCCTGTTGCAAAACGTGATGTATTACCAGATCCGATTTATAACTCAAAATTAGTGACTCGTTTAATCAACCGTGTAATGGTTGACGGTAAGCGTGGTGTTGCTTCTAGCATTATTTATGATGCATTTGATATTATTAAAGAGTCTACAGGGAATGATCCATTAGAAGTTTTCGAACAAGCAATGGAAAATGTTATGCCTGTTCTTGAAGTTAAAGCTCGCCGTGTTGGTGGTTCTAACTATCAAGTACCGGTTGAAGTTCGTCCAGAACGTCGTTCAACTTTAGGATTACGTTGGATTGTTAACTATTCACGTTTACGTGGGGAGCACACAATGGAACAACGTTTAGCAAAAGAAATTATGGATGCAGCTAATAACACTGGTTCTTCAGTTAAAAAACGTGAAGACGTGCATAAAATGGCTGAAGCCAACAGAGCATTTGCTCACTATCGTTGGTAA
- the rplV gene encoding 50S ribosomal protein L22, translating into MSEERITSAKATAKTIRTSPRKTRLVVDLIRGKQVGEAISILKFSPNKAAGIVEKVLMSAIANAENNFDLDVEDLVVSEVFVNEGPTMKRFRPRAKGSASPINKRTSHITVVVSEK; encoded by the coding sequence ATGTCAGAAGAAAGAATTACTTCAGCTAAAGCAACTGCTAAAACAATTCGCACTTCACCTCGCAAGACAAGACTTGTTGTTGACCTAATCAGAGGTAAACAAGTAGGAGAAGCAATTTCAATCTTGAAATTCTCACCTAACAAAGCAGCAGGTATTGTTGAAAAAGTGCTTATGTCAGCTATTGCTAACGCAGAAAATAACTTTGATTTAGATGTTGAAGATTTAGTAGTATCAGAAGTATTTGTAAATGAAGGACCAACAATGAAACGCTTCCGTCCTCGTGCAAAAGGATCTGCTTCACCTATCAACAAAAGAACAAGTCATATTACAGTAGTAGTATCAGAAAAATAA
- the fusA gene encoding elongation factor G, with product MAREFSLEKTRNIGIMAHVDAGKTTTTERILYYTGKIHKLGETHEGASQMDWMEQEQERGITITSAATTAQWKGYRVNIIDTPGHVDFTIEVQRSLRVLDGAVTVLDSQSGVEPQTETVWRQATEYKVPRIVFCNKMDKTGADFLYSVKTIHDRLQANAHPIQLPIGSEDNFTGIIDLIKMKAEIYTNDLGTDIQETDIPEEYMDMANEWREKLVEAVAETDEELMMKYLEGEEITEEELKQGIRRATINVEFFPVLAGSAFKNKGVQLMLDAVLDYLPAPTDVEAIKGIDTKTDEETERPSSDDAPFASLAFKVMTDPFVGRLTFFRVYSGTLDSGSYVLNASKDKKERIGRILQMHANSREEISTVYAGDIAAAVGLKDTTTGDTLCALDAPVVLESIEFPEPVIQVAVEPKSKADQDKMGIALQKLAEEDPSFRVETNVETGETVISGMGELHLDVLVDRMKREFKVEANVGAPQVSYRETFRAPMTQAEGKFVRQSGGKGQYGHVWVEFTPNEEGKGFEFENAIVGGVVPREYIPAVEKGLEDSMANGVLAGYPLVDIKAKLYDGSYHDVDSNETAFRVAASMALRAAAKKAQPVILEPMMKVTITVPEDNLGDIMGHVTSRRGRVEGMEAHGNSQIVNAMIPLAEMFGYATTLRSSTQGRGTFMMVFDHYEDVPKSIQEEIIKKNGGSQD from the coding sequence ATGGCAAGAGAGTTTTCATTAGAAAAAACTCGTAATATCGGAATTATGGCCCACGTTGATGCTGGTAAAACAACAACAACAGAGCGTATCCTTTATTATACTGGTAAAATCCATAAATTAGGTGAAACCCATGAGGGAGCTTCACAAATGGACTGGATGGAACAAGAGCAAGAACGTGGTATTACGATTACATCTGCAGCAACGACTGCACAATGGAAAGGTTACCGTGTAAACATCATTGACACTCCTGGGCACGTGGATTTCACAATTGAAGTTCAACGTTCATTACGTGTATTAGATGGTGCTGTTACCGTACTTGACTCACAATCAGGTGTTGAGCCTCAAACAGAAACTGTTTGGAGACAAGCAACTGAATACAAAGTACCTCGTATTGTATTTTGTAATAAAATGGATAAAACTGGTGCAGATTTCTTATACTCAGTTAAAACAATCCATGACCGTTTACAAGCAAATGCTCACCCAATTCAATTACCAATTGGTTCAGAAGATAACTTCACTGGAATTATCGACTTAATCAAAATGAAAGCTGAAATCTATACAAATGACTTAGGAACAGATATCCAAGAAACTGACATCCCTGAAGAATATATGGATATGGCTAATGAATGGCGTGAAAAATTAGTTGAAGCTGTAGCTGAAACTGATGAAGAATTAATGATGAAATATTTAGAAGGTGAAGAAATCACTGAAGAAGAATTAAAACAAGGAATTCGTCGTGCGACAATCAATGTTGAATTCTTCCCTGTATTAGCTGGTTCAGCCTTCAAAAATAAAGGTGTCCAATTAATGTTAGACGCTGTTTTAGACTATTTACCAGCTCCAACTGATGTTGAAGCAATTAAAGGTATTGATACTAAAACTGATGAAGAAACAGAACGTCCATCAAGTGATGACGCACCGTTTGCTTCATTAGCATTTAAAGTTATGACTGACCCATTCGTAGGTCGTTTAACATTCTTCCGTGTTTACTCTGGAACATTAGATAGTGGTTCATACGTTTTAAATGCGTCTAAAGACAAAAAAGAACGTATCGGACGTATTCTACAAATGCATGCCAACTCACGTGAAGAAATCAGTACAGTTTATGCTGGAGATATCGCAGCTGCTGTTGGATTGAAAGATACAACAACAGGGGACACATTGTGTGCATTAGATGCACCAGTTGTTCTTGAATCAATTGAGTTCCCAGAACCAGTTATTCAAGTAGCGGTAGAACCTAAATCTAAAGCTGACCAAGATAAAATGGGTATTGCTTTACAAAAACTAGCTGAAGAAGATCCGTCATTCCGTGTTGAAACAAACGTTGAAACAGGTGAAACTGTTATCTCAGGTATGGGTGAGTTGCACTTAGACGTTTTAGTAGACCGTATGAAACGTGAATTCAAAGTAGAAGCAAACGTAGGAGCTCCTCAAGTTTCTTATCGTGAAACATTTAGAGCGCCTATGACTCAAGCGGAAGGTAAATTCGTTCGCCAGTCTGGTGGTAAAGGTCAATACGGTCACGTATGGGTTGAGTTCACACCAAACGAAGAAGGAAAAGGCTTCGAGTTTGAAAATGCTATCGTCGGTGGTGTGGTTCCTCGTGAATACATCCCAGCTGTTGAAAAAGGATTAGAAGATTCTATGGCTAATGGTGTTCTTGCTGGATACCCATTAGTTGATATTAAAGCTAAATTATATGATGGTTCTTACCATGATGTTGACTCGAACGAGACAGCATTCCGTGTTGCGGCTTCTATGGCTTTACGTGCAGCAGCTAAGAAAGCACAACCAGTTATTCTTGAACCAATGATGAAAGTAACAATTACTGTTCCAGAAGATAACTTAGGTGATATCATGGGACATGTTACAAGTCGTCGTGGACGCGTTGAAGGTATGGAAGCACATGGTAACTCACAAATTGTTAACGCAATGATTCCACTTGCTGAAATGTTTGGATACGCAACAACATTACGTTCTTCAACTCAGGGACGTGGTACATTTATGATGGTATTTGACCACTATGAAGATGTACCAAAATCTATTCAAGAAGAAATTATCAAGAAAAATGGCGGGTCTCAAGATTAA
- the rpmC gene encoding 50S ribosomal protein L29, whose translation MKVKDIRELTTTEMIAKEKEYKEELFNLRFQLATGQLENTARISEVRKSIARIKTVLREEAAK comes from the coding sequence ATGAAGGTTAAAGATATCAGAGAGTTAACCACTACCGAAATGATCGCTAAAGAGAAAGAGTATAAAGAAGAACTTTTCAACTTACGTTTCCAATTAGCAACAGGTCAATTAGAAAACACAGCGCGAATTTCAGAAGTTCGTAAATCGATTGCACGCATCAAAACAGTTTTGCGTGAAGAAGCTGCTAAGTAA
- the rpsQ gene encoding 30S ribosomal protein S17: MTQERNERKVYTGRVVSDKMDKTIVVVVETKKTHKIYGKRVKYSKKYKAHDENNVAKTGDIVKIMETRPLSATKRFRLVEVVEEAVII, encoded by the coding sequence ATGACTCAAGAAAGAAATGAACGTAAAGTCTACACTGGGCGAGTAGTTTCCGATAAAATGGATAAAACTATCGTTGTTGTAGTAGAAACAAAGAAAACTCATAAGATTTATGGCAAGAGAGTTAAATACTCTAAAAAATATAAAGCTCATGATGAAAACAATGTAGCAAAAACGGGAGACATCGTTAAAATTATGGAAACTCGTCCATTATCTGCGACAAAACGCTTCCGTTTAGTAGAAGTTGTAGAAGAAGCAGTAATTATTTAA